The following are encoded in a window of Brevibacillus ruminantium genomic DNA:
- a CDS encoding ABC transporter ATP-binding protein encodes MNRTKEALLEVKGLKKHFPYKKGMFSKETGSVRAVDGLDFTVYRGETLGIVGESGCGKSTTGQLILQLLEPTEGEIWFEGKNLSSLNKTDLRELRQHLQMIFQDPYSSLNPRMRVEDIVSEPLRIHGLYQGKELRERVVALLRLVGLDEHHLSRHPHEFSGGQRQRIGIARALALNPSLIVCDEPVSALDVSIQSQVLNLLKKLQKELGLTYIFIAHGLPAVKHISDRIAVMYLGKIVELAERDELFANPSHPYTEALLSAVPIPDPTQRKERIILQGDLPNPANPPSGCHFHTRCPYVQDLCRQKAPELTTRSAGHVVACHFPLGHE; translated from the coding sequence ATGAACCGGACAAAAGAAGCACTATTAGAGGTAAAAGGATTAAAAAAGCATTTTCCCTATAAAAAAGGCATGTTCTCCAAAGAGACTGGCTCCGTACGCGCTGTGGACGGTCTGGACTTCACCGTGTACCGCGGCGAAACGCTGGGGATCGTGGGGGAATCAGGCTGCGGCAAGTCGACGACGGGACAGCTGATTTTGCAGCTGTTGGAGCCGACCGAAGGAGAGATCTGGTTTGAAGGGAAAAATCTTTCCTCGCTGAACAAGACCGATTTGCGTGAACTGCGGCAGCATCTCCAGATGATTTTTCAGGACCCGTATTCCTCGTTGAATCCGCGGATGCGCGTGGAGGATATTGTCTCAGAGCCGCTCCGTATCCATGGCTTGTACCAAGGAAAAGAGCTCCGGGAACGAGTGGTGGCTCTCTTGCGCCTGGTTGGGCTGGATGAGCATCACCTGAGCCGTCATCCCCATGAATTCAGCGGCGGGCAGAGGCAGCGGATCGGCATCGCGCGCGCCCTCGCTTTAAATCCCAGCTTGATCGTCTGTGACGAGCCGGTTTCGGCACTGGATGTGTCGATTCAGTCGCAGGTGCTCAATCTGTTAAAAAAGCTGCAAAAAGAGCTAGGTCTTACGTATATTTTTATTGCCCACGGTTTGCCGGCCGTCAAGCACATCAGTGACCGCATTGCGGTGATGTATCTGGGTAAGATCGTAGAACTCGCGGAGCGGGACGAGCTCTTTGCCAACCCGAGCCATCCCTATACGGAAGCACTGCTGTCGGCAGTACCGATCCCGGATCCGACACAGCGAAAAGAGCGGATCATTCTTCAGGGCGATTTGCCCAATCCAGCAAACCCGCCTTCTGGCTGTCATTTCCATACGAGATGCCCCTATGTGCAGGACCTGTGCAGACAGAAAGCGCCTGAGCTGACGACGCGATCAGCGGGGCATGTGGTTGCCTGTCATTTTCCGCTCGGTCATGAATAA
- a CDS encoding sensor histidine kinase — protein MKWLVGRETWYNGLLIEIQTIISLHLTDMFDEDEPIASFYSKYKIQQQIGIEGLLTEIFQQFYSSDETYASYLSMLPYEAHKWGETWAKHDIPEKVLLKGMYNLRMHAFDRVQKAMRGWNDTDEKDLILSRLHEMLSLRYHHTVIGFLSHKDKRISHLHQQKIGIMGQMAAGMAHEIRNPLTAFQGFLQLMSHSLSPEDFDPERFRQYIEICQKEIQALEGLLTNFLILARKDELARKEVQQIELRTLLHRVYDLSRYYVIEKDVDLSFTYDDGQYLVWAISSHVEQVCLNLIKNAVDAVAAGGKVRVRTTREAHSSHVMITIEDDGCGISESRKRHLFEPFYTTKEKGTGIGLSVCKKLLEEMGGSIQIDSTEGRGTCVEVRLQCIPDQRFHQVKTGT, from the coding sequence ATGAAATGGCTTGTCGGGAGAGAAACCTGGTACAACGGCTTGCTGATCGAGATTCAGACCATCATCAGCCTGCATTTGACAGACATGTTTGATGAAGATGAACCGATCGCCAGTTTTTACAGCAAATACAAAATACAGCAGCAGATCGGCATCGAGGGATTGCTGACAGAAATCTTTCAGCAGTTTTATTCCAGTGATGAGACGTATGCAAGCTATCTGTCAATGCTCCCCTATGAGGCGCACAAATGGGGGGAAACATGGGCCAAGCATGATATTCCGGAGAAAGTGCTGCTGAAAGGGATGTACAACCTGCGAATGCATGCATTTGACCGGGTCCAAAAAGCAATGCGCGGCTGGAATGACACCGATGAGAAAGATCTCATCCTGAGCCGGCTCCATGAGATGCTCAGCCTTCGCTATCATCATACTGTGATTGGTTTTCTCAGTCACAAGGACAAGCGGATCAGCCATCTGCATCAACAAAAAATCGGAATAATGGGACAGATGGCAGCAGGAATGGCTCACGAAATCCGCAATCCGTTGACGGCGTTCCAGGGCTTCTTGCAACTCATGAGCCACAGTCTTTCTCCGGAGGATTTTGACCCGGAACGATTTCGGCAATACATCGAGATTTGTCAAAAAGAAATACAGGCACTGGAAGGGTTGTTGACCAATTTTCTCATATTGGCAAGAAAGGACGAGCTGGCGCGAAAAGAGGTACAGCAGATCGAACTGCGTACATTGCTGCATCGGGTATATGACTTGTCCCGGTATTATGTGATTGAAAAGGATGTTGACCTCAGCTTCACCTATGATGATGGGCAGTATCTGGTATGGGCCATTTCCTCGCACGTGGAACAGGTCTGTTTGAATTTGATAAAAAATGCAGTCGATGCCGTCGCGGCAGGGGGGAAGGTGCGAGTAAGGACGACACGCGAAGCTCACAGCTCTCACGTCATGATCACAATCGAAGACGATGGGTGCGGGATTTCCGAGTCGCGCAAACGTCATCTGTTTGAGCCCTTCTATACTACGAAAGAGAAAGGGACGGGCATCGGGCTGTCAGTCTGCAAAAAGCTGCTAGAAGAAATGGGCGGTTCGATCCAGATCGATTCGACGGAGGGAAGAGGAACCTGTGTGGAGGTGCGACTCCAGTGTATTCCCGATCAGAGGTTCCATCAGGTGAAGACAGGGACATAG
- a CDS encoding betaine/proline/choline family ABC transporter ATP-binding protein, protein MANAVVFERVRKSYGSTTVISELNLEIPQGSITVLVGPSGCGKTTTMKMINRLITPTSGRITVEGRDSGQVDPVQLRRSIGYVIQQVGLFPHLTIAENISLVPRLQGGKAAIDSKKIDHMLDLVGLDPEQYRERYPAELSGGQQQRVGVARALMSDPPIILMDEPFSALDPITREQLQDELIRLNQELNKTIVFVTHDMDEALKIADQIVVMQKGCVIQQGTPDQILRHPVNDFVRGFIGEKRLHAHLSQLVQDVMVAEPVTVSPGRGLAEAVQIMYRKRVTGLIVVDKNGKYLGLADTADIHKRYPDESLTVRDVMRTETITLHPTTSLTDAIGYVQEAPYGYVPVVRDDGTLAGLLTRASLVDVLARPYLEGERSEVQ, encoded by the coding sequence ATGGCGAATGCGGTTGTCTTTGAACGCGTGCGCAAGTCGTACGGGTCGACCACGGTGATCAGTGAGCTCAATCTGGAGATTCCTCAGGGCAGTATTACCGTTCTGGTAGGGCCATCCGGCTGCGGCAAGACGACGACGATGAAAATGATCAATCGTTTGATCACGCCTACGTCGGGGCGAATTACGGTCGAAGGGAGGGATTCGGGACAGGTTGATCCTGTTCAGTTGCGGCGCAGCATCGGCTATGTCATTCAGCAGGTAGGGCTGTTCCCCCACCTGACGATTGCCGAGAATATTTCGCTCGTGCCGAGACTCCAGGGGGGAAAGGCGGCGATCGACTCCAAAAAGATTGATCACATGCTGGACCTCGTCGGCTTGGACCCCGAGCAGTACCGGGAGCGATATCCGGCAGAACTCTCGGGAGGACAGCAGCAGCGGGTGGGCGTAGCCCGTGCGCTGATGAGCGATCCGCCGATTATCTTGATGGATGAGCCTTTTTCCGCGCTTGATCCGATTACCCGCGAGCAGCTTCAGGATGAGCTGATCCGGCTCAACCAGGAGTTGAACAAAACGATTGTGTTTGTCACTCACGACATGGATGAAGCCTTGAAGATCGCGGATCAGATCGTCGTCATGCAAAAAGGATGCGTCATTCAGCAGGGGACTCCCGACCAGATCCTGCGGCACCCCGTCAACGATTTTGTCCGCGGCTTTATCGGAGAAAAGCGGCTGCATGCCCATCTGTCGCAGCTTGTACAGGATGTGATGGTCGCGGAGCCGGTTACGGTCTCGCCGGGGCGCGGGTTGGCGGAAGCAGTGCAGATCATGTACCGCAAGCGGGTGACCGGACTGATCGTTGTCGACAAAAATGGAAAATACCTGGGTTTGGCCGATACAGCGGATATCCACAAGCGGTATCCCGATGAATCGCTGACCGTTCGCGATGTGATGCGGACCGAAACCATCACCCTGCATCCCACAACGTCACTGACAGACGCGATCGGTTACGTGCAGGAAGCGCCTTACGGGTATGTACCGGTAGTCCGGGATGACGGAACACTGGCAGGTTTGTTGACAAGGGCAAGTCTCGTCGATGTGCTGGCCCGTCCTTATCTGGAAGGGGAGAGGAGTGAGGTGCAATGA
- a CDS encoding ABC transporter permease — MSEVISVMADRWPDILQATWQHIVLSIVALFWAIVIAVPTGILLTRYRRLAGPVLALISVFQTIPSLALLGFMIPLFGIGPIPAVVAMVIYALLPIVRNTYTGILDVDASLLEAGRGMGMTKGQMLRIVELPLARPVIFAGIRTATVMTIGVATLAAFIGAGGLGDLILRGIAMVDTGIILAGAVPAALLAVVFDLILAWVDWRVTPKGLRIRHSR; from the coding sequence ATGAGTGAAGTGATTTCGGTCATGGCAGACCGCTGGCCAGACATCTTGCAAGCGACCTGGCAGCATATCGTACTGTCGATTGTCGCCTTGTTTTGGGCGATTGTGATAGCTGTGCCAACGGGCATCCTGCTGACTCGCTATCGGCGGCTGGCTGGCCCGGTGCTGGCCCTTATCTCTGTCTTTCAGACGATCCCCAGCCTGGCGCTTCTGGGATTCATGATCCCGCTGTTTGGCATCGGGCCGATTCCGGCAGTGGTGGCGATGGTGATCTACGCGTTGCTGCCGATTGTCCGCAATACCTACACCGGAATCCTGGATGTCGATGCATCGCTGTTGGAGGCGGGACGGGGGATGGGCATGACCAAGGGGCAGATGCTGCGGATTGTTGAGCTTCCGTTGGCCCGCCCAGTGATTTTTGCGGGAATCCGTACAGCAACGGTCATGACGATCGGGGTTGCCACACTGGCCGCCTTTATTGGTGCGGGAGGCTTGGGCGATTTGATTCTGCGGGGAATAGCCATGGTGGACACGGGCATCATCCTGGCAGGAGCGGTTCCGGCCGCGCTGCTCGCCGTAGTGTTTGACCTGATTTTAGCCTGGGTGGATTGGCGGGTAACGCCAAAAGGACTGCGGATTCGTCATTCCCGTTGA
- a CDS encoding ABC transporter substrate-binding protein, translated as MRARWLRKVGMVTLALSMATMAGCSVLTGTKASDHVTVVGKNFSEQDILTNLVGVMLEKNTDLQIETKPFLGGTDVAFNAVKGGSADLYVEYTGTGLVNIMGQEAMKDPGEVYDKVKKDFAEKYQMEWLKPIGFNNTYAIAVTKETADKYNLHKISDLIPHAAELTLGTEQEFLERSDGLKGLEKTYGLKFKGTKAMDPGLKYKAISEGNVDVIDAFSTDGQLVRHHLVILEDDQHFFPPYYAAPLVRQDTLEKHPQIRDVLAKLAGKIDDTKMAELNAQVDVDKKKARDVAEAWLKEQGLIP; from the coding sequence GTGAGAGCAAGATGGCTGAGGAAAGTTGGGATGGTGACACTGGCCTTGTCGATGGCAACGATGGCGGGCTGTTCGGTTCTAACCGGTACAAAAGCGTCTGATCACGTGACAGTCGTAGGAAAAAACTTTTCGGAACAAGATATTTTAACCAACCTCGTTGGAGTCATGCTGGAGAAAAACACCGATCTCCAGATCGAAACAAAGCCGTTTCTCGGCGGAACCGATGTAGCGTTTAACGCCGTAAAAGGCGGCAGTGCCGACCTGTACGTGGAATATACGGGAACAGGGCTGGTCAATATCATGGGGCAGGAAGCCATGAAGGACCCCGGAGAGGTTTACGACAAAGTAAAAAAAGATTTTGCGGAGAAATACCAAATGGAGTGGCTGAAGCCGATCGGGTTTAACAACACGTACGCGATCGCCGTGACGAAGGAGACAGCAGACAAATACAACCTCCATAAGATCTCGGATTTGATTCCGCACGCTGCGGAGCTGACACTTGGAACCGAACAGGAATTTCTCGAACGTTCGGACGGATTGAAAGGCTTGGAAAAAACCTATGGCCTGAAATTTAAAGGAACGAAAGCAATGGACCCCGGTCTGAAATATAAAGCAATCAGCGAGGGCAATGTCGATGTGATTGATGCCTTTTCCACGGATGGCCAATTGGTCAGACATCATCTCGTGATTTTGGAAGACGACCAGCATTTCTTCCCGCCGTATTATGCTGCGCCGCTGGTGCGCCAGGACACGCTGGAGAAGCATCCGCAGATTCGCGACGTGCTCGCCAAGCTCGCGGGCAAGATTGATGATACCAAAATGGCAGAGCTGAACGCCCAGGTCGATGTTGACAAGAAAAAGGCTCGCGATGTCGCGGAAGCATGGCTGAAGGAGCAGGGCCTGATCCCCTGA
- a CDS encoding MFS transporter — MKHAKYAEKSGFFLGEDRLAWTLRKEQGNRAIDSAYKRGFYSARQNSAYSERMGYMNASVIVKKAWGYRHVILVVLWLLYIINYFDRLAVLTFLPYIQKDLNLTPVELGQLASVFFFAYSLAQVTAGFLADRFGPKKIMYIAMVVFTLVTALTGAVKSFGQFLALRIGLGLGEGHHFAPACRTINNWFPLAERGRSVSFFATSWAVAPAIVPVLITSISFYFFDGSWRPVFYLLAIPGVIGMWALWYYITNTPKEMLEKGRLSQEEYRHIMEGSMDETAPATAQEGEKKSNRIFLRDGYFYVYTLLLFCQCAVYWGTTTWLTTFLVQQHGLNLKEMGLFASAPYIVAFFAMMLGGWLMDKVMHRMKPVALIAYVGCIPVLYLLGSVEKGQTGMLMIMLLLAGFFVNLNFGTIYAYIQKRYPREVVGGATGLANGIGQMGSFISPLVAGYLVIVQADGTQDFSKVFLFFSLTAAVAAVCALILKENKLNLPAKATRDEAEQAV, encoded by the coding sequence ATGAAACATGCGAAATATGCTGAAAAGTCGGGCTTTTTTCTTGGGGAGGATCGGCTGGCATGGACCTTGCGTAAGGAACAGGGAAACCGCGCGATTGACAGCGCTTACAAACGCGGGTTTTACTCTGCAAGGCAAAACAGCGCATATTCGGAAAGGATGGGGTATATGAATGCGAGTGTGATCGTCAAAAAAGCATGGGGGTACCGGCATGTCATTCTCGTCGTGTTATGGCTGCTTTACATTATCAACTATTTTGACAGGCTGGCCGTTCTGACTTTTTTGCCCTATATCCAAAAGGATTTGAATCTCACTCCTGTGGAGCTGGGGCAGCTGGCATCGGTCTTTTTCTTTGCTTATTCGTTAGCACAAGTCACAGCGGGATTTTTGGCTGACAGGTTTGGGCCGAAAAAGATCATGTATATTGCGATGGTCGTTTTCACACTGGTCACAGCGCTAACCGGTGCGGTGAAATCCTTCGGTCAGTTCCTGGCCTTGCGCATCGGGCTTGGCTTGGGAGAGGGGCATCATTTTGCCCCAGCCTGCCGGACGATCAACAACTGGTTTCCGCTTGCCGAGCGGGGCCGTTCCGTCTCCTTTTTTGCCACGTCCTGGGCAGTGGCGCCGGCGATCGTTCCGGTTCTGATTACGAGCATCTCTTTTTATTTTTTTGACGGCTCATGGCGCCCCGTTTTTTATCTTCTGGCCATCCCCGGTGTGATCGGGATGTGGGCACTCTGGTACTACATCACCAACACACCGAAGGAGATGCTGGAGAAAGGCCGGCTCAGCCAGGAAGAGTATCGTCACATCATGGAAGGGAGTATGGATGAGACCGCACCTGCGACAGCGCAAGAAGGGGAGAAGAAAAGCAACCGCATTTTTCTGCGGGACGGGTACTTCTACGTTTATACGCTGCTCCTGTTTTGCCAGTGCGCAGTGTATTGGGGAACGACCACCTGGCTCACCACTTTCCTCGTTCAGCAACATGGCCTCAACCTGAAAGAGATGGGGCTCTTTGCTTCCGCACCGTATATCGTCGCCTTTTTCGCGATGATGCTGGGGGGATGGCTGATGGACAAGGTGATGCATCGGATGAAGCCGGTGGCCTTGATCGCCTACGTGGGCTGTATCCCGGTCCTCTACCTGCTGGGCAGTGTGGAAAAGGGCCAAACAGGTATGCTGATGATCATGCTGCTGCTGGCTGGTTTCTTCGTCAATCTCAACTTCGGAACCATTTACGCCTATATTCAGAAGCGTTACCCGCGGGAGGTAGTCGGCGGGGCGACTGGACTTGCAAACGGGATCGGGCAAATGGGGTCGTTCATCTCTCCGCTCGTGGCCGGCTATCTGGTCATCGTGCAGGCTGACGGCACACAGGATTTCAGCAAAGTCTTCCTCTTCTTCTCACTGACGGCCGCTGTTGCCGCTGTATGCGCACTGATTTTGAAGGAAAACAAGCTGAATCTGCCTGCAAAAGCGACACGGGATGAAGCAGAGCAGGCTGTTTGA
- a CDS encoding M20 family metallopeptidase: MKQSRLFDQTKTGIGDWKEKRQTRSPERVEIMGNQDNGTKAGSTVHLDRLQQAFSLIDEADAVAFLQELIAINSVNPPGNETAVAEAILRRAAAAGLETSIDEVEPERANLFVSLNGADCSADKKVLVYSGHLDTVPTGSIQWQHDPFGGERVGNKVYGRGTTDMKGGVAAMILAMEYLHRAGIELNGSLRFAGTVGEEVDCLGAKAVIARRQLDDATAMVISEPSNNQPFIAHKGALWLELITYGKTAHGSMPEQGVNAIMAMARFIQELNSYAFTYSPHPLLGHPTMNIGVIHGGVKTNVVPDQCSLMLDIRTVPGQSHSAIIQELNELLERVCEPIGARFAIHTANDLPAVTTDPDDPFIQLSLNAAMAFLGREVLAKGVNYYTDGSVYGPHLGIPILIYGPGEPTMAHQPDEWIEVDNYLESIRYYMGLAVSYLGIRSE, encoded by the coding sequence ATGAAGCAGAGCAGGCTGTTTGACCAAACCAAGACTGGGATTGGTGACTGGAAGGAAAAGAGACAGACAAGGTCACCGGAAAGGGTGGAAATCATGGGAAATCAGGATAACGGGACAAAAGCAGGAAGCACCGTACATCTGGACAGATTGCAGCAGGCCTTTTCATTGATCGACGAAGCCGATGCCGTTGCTTTTTTGCAGGAGTTGATCGCCATAAACAGTGTAAATCCTCCGGGAAACGAGACTGCTGTCGCGGAGGCCATTTTGCGCAGAGCGGCGGCGGCCGGACTGGAAACCAGCATCGACGAGGTCGAACCGGAGCGCGCCAACCTGTTCGTGAGCTTGAACGGAGCGGACTGCTCGGCGGATAAGAAGGTGCTCGTGTACAGCGGCCACCTCGATACCGTACCGACGGGAAGCATTCAGTGGCAGCATGATCCATTTGGCGGCGAGCGAGTGGGAAACAAAGTGTATGGCAGAGGCACCACCGATATGAAGGGCGGTGTCGCGGCGATGATCCTGGCGATGGAGTATCTGCATCGGGCGGGCATCGAGCTGAACGGCTCCCTTCGCTTCGCCGGTACAGTAGGGGAAGAGGTAGATTGCCTTGGGGCAAAAGCCGTCATCGCGCGGAGGCAGCTCGACGATGCGACAGCGATGGTAATCTCCGAGCCAAGCAATAATCAGCCTTTTATCGCCCACAAAGGAGCGCTTTGGCTGGAACTTATCACCTATGGCAAAACGGCTCACGGCTCCATGCCTGAACAGGGTGTAAACGCGATCATGGCCATGGCCCGCTTTATTCAGGAGCTGAATAGCTATGCCTTTACGTACAGCCCCCACCCGCTGCTGGGTCACCCAACGATGAATATCGGCGTCATCCACGGCGGTGTTAAGACAAATGTCGTACCGGATCAGTGCAGCTTGATGCTGGATATCCGCACGGTCCCAGGCCAAAGCCATTCCGCAATCATACAAGAGCTGAATGAACTGCTGGAGCGGGTATGCGAGCCCATCGGCGCCCGTTTTGCGATTCACACAGCAAATGATCTGCCCGCAGTCACGACGGACCCGGACGATCCGTTTATCCAGCTTTCTCTGAATGCAGCGATGGCGTTTCTGGGACGGGAGGTTCTGGCCAAAGGAGTAAACTATTACACAGACGGCTCTGTATATGGGCCCCATCTCGGGATTCCGATCCTGATTTACGGCCCCGGGGAGCCAACGATGGCCCACCAGCCGGACGAATGGATCGAGGTAGACAACTATCTGGAATCGATTCGTTACTATAT